One genomic segment of Streptomyces liangshanensis includes these proteins:
- a CDS encoding snapalysin family zinc-dependent metalloprotease, protein MMEVTELTRRLLNVLMAAVCACAIATGVSSPAGAAAPEPEIIPIDLIQAGSYTAATRDAIKIWNQAVPQIKFVEQSTPAALRVQAYTSTIGTSSHSALRGLGRGSVFLETGDAKIYRPTRVVVHELGHILSLADLGPGSLCSKIMSGAWAGSECLNDHPDSEETAAVAAFFATHNVGDPVPGWGSLSRG, encoded by the coding sequence ATGATGGAGGTCACGGAATTGACTCGTCGACTGCTTAATGTGCTGATGGCGGCCGTGTGCGCCTGCGCCATCGCGACAGGCGTCAGCTCCCCTGCCGGCGCGGCAGCTCCCGAGCCGGAGATCATCCCGATCGATCTGATTCAAGCCGGTTCCTACACCGCGGCAACGCGCGATGCGATAAAAATCTGGAACCAGGCCGTTCCTCAGATCAAGTTCGTCGAGCAGAGCACCCCCGCGGCTCTGCGGGTCCAGGCATACACCAGCACCATAGGGACGAGCTCGCATTCCGCTCTCAGGGGGCTCGGCCGGGGCTCGGTCTTCCTTGAGACCGGCGATGCGAAGATCTACCGGCCTACACGGGTTGTCGTGCACGAACTCGGGCACATTCTCTCTCTGGCCGACCTCGGGCCAGGCAGCCTGTGCTCAAAAATAATGTCCGGCGCTTGGGCAGGCTCGGAGTGCCTCAATGATCACCCCGACAGCGAGGAAACCGCCGCGGTGGCGGCCTTCTTCGCCACGCACAACGTCGGCGATCCCGTACCGGGGTGGGGATCCCTCTCGCGAGGTTAA